Proteins from a single region of Streptomyces griseiscabiei:
- the glmS gene encoding glutamine--fructose-6-phosphate transaminase (isomerizing), translating to MCGIVGYIGKRDVAPLLLEGLQRLEYRGYDSAGIVVTSPKTAGLKMVKAKGRVRDLEAKVPARFKGTTGIAHTRWATHGAPSDVNAHPHMSADSKVAVVHNGIIDNASDLRKKLEADGVEFLSETDTEVLTHLIARSQATTLEEKVRQALRIVEGTYGIAVMHADFNDRIVVARNGSPVVLGIGEKEMFVASDIAALVAHTRQIVTLDDGEMATLKADDFRTYTTEGTRTTAEPTTVEWEAASYDMGGHDTYMHKEIHEQADAVDRVLRGRIDDRFSTVHLGGLNLDAREARQIRRVKILGCGTSYHAGMIGAQMIEELARIPADAEPASEFRYRNAVVDPDTLYIAVSQSGETYDVLAAVQELKRKGARVLGVVNVVGSAIAREADGGIYVHAGPEVCVVSTKCFTNTTVAFALLALHLGRTRDLSVRDGKRIIAGLRKLPAQIAEMLEQEEAIKKLAQEYAEARSMLFIGRVRGYPVAREASLKLKEVSYIHAEAYPASELKHGPLALIEPALPTVAIVPDDDLLEKNRAALEEIKARSGKILAVAHREQEKADQTIVVPKNEDELDPILMGIPLQLLAYHTALALGRDIDKPRNLAKSVTVE from the coding sequence ATGTGCGGGATTGTCGGTTACATCGGCAAGCGCGATGTGGCGCCGCTGCTCCTGGAGGGCCTGCAGCGCCTGGAGTACCGGGGCTACGACTCGGCGGGCATAGTGGTCACCTCGCCCAAGACGGCCGGTCTGAAGATGGTCAAGGCCAAGGGCCGCGTCCGTGACCTGGAGGCCAAGGTCCCCGCGCGCTTCAAGGGCACCACCGGCATCGCGCACACCCGCTGGGCCACCCACGGCGCCCCCTCCGACGTCAACGCGCACCCGCACATGTCGGCCGACAGCAAGGTCGCCGTCGTCCACAACGGCATCATCGACAACGCTTCCGACCTGCGGAAGAAGCTCGAAGCCGACGGCGTCGAGTTCCTCTCCGAGACGGACACCGAGGTCCTCACCCACCTCATCGCCCGCTCCCAGGCCACCACCCTGGAGGAGAAGGTCCGCCAGGCGCTGCGCATCGTCGAGGGCACGTACGGCATCGCCGTCATGCACGCCGACTTCAACGACCGCATCGTCGTCGCCCGCAACGGCTCCCCCGTCGTGCTCGGCATCGGCGAGAAGGAGATGTTCGTCGCCTCGGACATAGCGGCACTGGTCGCCCACACCCGCCAGATCGTCACCCTCGACGACGGCGAGATGGCCACCCTCAAGGCCGACGACTTCCGCACCTACACCACCGAGGGCACCCGCACCACGGCGGAGCCCACCACCGTGGAGTGGGAGGCCGCCTCGTACGACATGGGCGGCCACGACACGTACATGCACAAGGAGATCCACGAGCAGGCCGACGCCGTGGACCGCGTGCTGCGCGGCCGGATCGACGACCGCTTCTCCACCGTGCACCTCGGCGGCCTCAACCTGGACGCCCGCGAGGCGCGCCAGATCCGCCGCGTGAAGATCCTCGGCTGCGGCACCTCGTACCACGCGGGCATGATCGGCGCCCAGATGATCGAGGAGCTGGCCCGTATCCCCGCCGACGCCGAGCCGGCGTCGGAGTTCCGCTACCGCAACGCGGTCGTCGACCCCGACACCCTGTACATCGCCGTCTCCCAGTCCGGCGAGACGTACGACGTGCTGGCGGCCGTGCAGGAGCTGAAGCGCAAGGGCGCGCGGGTGCTGGGCGTGGTGAACGTGGTCGGCTCCGCGATCGCCCGTGAGGCGGACGGCGGCATCTACGTCCACGCGGGCCCCGAGGTCTGCGTCGTCTCCACCAAGTGCTTCACCAACACCACGGTCGCCTTCGCCCTGCTGGCGCTGCACCTGGGCCGCACCCGTGACCTCTCCGTCCGCGACGGCAAGCGGATCATCGCGGGCCTGCGCAAGCTGCCCGCGCAGATCGCCGAGATGCTGGAGCAGGAGGAGGCGATCAAGAAGCTGGCCCAGGAGTACGCCGAGGCCCGCTCGATGCTCTTCATCGGCCGCGTCCGGGGCTACCCGGTGGCCCGTGAGGCCTCCCTGAAGCTCAAGGAGGTCTCCTACATCCACGCGGAGGCCTACCCCGCCTCCGAGCTGAAGCACGGCCCGCTGGCGCTCATCGAGCCCGCCCTCCCGACGGTCGCCATCGTCCCCGACGACGACCTGCTGGAGAAGAACCGCGCCGCGCTGGAGGAGATCAAGGCCCGCAGCGGCAAGATCCTCGCCGTCGCCCACCGCGAGCAGGAGAAGGCCGACCAGACGATCGTCGTCCCCAAGAACGAGGACGAGCTGGACCCGATCCTGATGGGCATCCCCCTCCAACTCCTCGCCTACCACACGGCGTTGGCGCTGGGCCGGGACATCGACAAGCCGCGC